In Methanocella paludicola SANAE, the sequence TGCCCGACTCCTGCTTGCGCCACTCCTGCGGTGTCAGCTCGGCGATACGCTTAGAGCGAAGCTCGTCGGCCGGATAGCCCACGAGCCGGCAGAAAGCGCCGTTACACCCGGCGATGAGCCCCGATGCGTCAGCGATGACGAAGGGCTGCGACGAGCCCTCGACGACTTCGAGCAACAGCCCGACGCACTGGGTTAATTGGCGTTTCGATGCGTCACTGTCCGCTTGCATGGATACAGGCATAAATAGTAAGTAACCGGCCGCCGCTATAA encodes:
- a CDS encoding PAS domain-containing protein, which gives rise to MPVSMQADSDASKRQLTQCVGLLLEVVEGSSQPFVIADASGLIAGCNGAFCRLVGYPADELRSKRIAELTPQEWRKQESGIIAGQVRSKMPAIYRKEYVRKDGSRVPVELYDHVIFDKAGHPLYFYAFVTDVTERKGR